aataattcaaaacacGAAGTCAACATCAGCTCATCTTTTATTTGAATAAGTGACAGATACCagaagagaaaatacaaagtCTAGAATTGTTTCTAGTCTGAAAAAAAGTACATTGTGTAAAACTGCTGTACAGGCAACCAGATCCTAACCATGAAATCTTACAACTTTCCATTGCATCCTCCCTTTGCTGATCCTCATTACTAGTGTTTGAGGGATACTAATGTAGTGCAGTTAGgataataaagagaaaaatgcCAATGTTCAGGGTGAGTAAACCCAAGACCAAAGCTATCTCCTATATTTAATAACTGCTAGCCTCATTACCAAGCCTCAttaccattttaatttttagctttttgttaAACCAGAGGCCATTTGACAAAATGGTTACAAGCAAACAAATTCTGAGTAAATAAAGAAACCGTGCCGGATTTTCAAGAATGAAAATAGAAGGATTCAATGAAAGACTTGAGATTTCACTTACAAGAGGCCGCATTCCTTTTCATATGCACAGCAGCCAACTGTCACATTTCACAGTACATTTcaacatcaaatcaaattttGTATGTGATAACATGAGTTTTGCCACCTCATTGATTGAGTTTAGTTTATGCAATTGTGAGTGGCAGCCACATTAGCTGCACACACAAGTCTGCCACTTTAAGTAAATAGGCCTGGGATAATCCTAAACAGGTTGTCTGATCCTGCCAGCTCACATTAATAATCTTGACTATAGTGAAGTTATGGCTGGAGTCCTTTCACGTTTTCAGGGCAAAACACTATGACTGTAACACAAAATACCTGAATAACTTGTTAACAATGTGTCATGAGACTGTTGGCTGTTGTGCTTTTATGTCATGAAATGTGGCCAGAAAGCCCCGTCACTAGGGAGGGCGTGTTCACGCAATGGCTGCCAGGTAGTCTTTCACCTCCGCTGGGGTGAGTCTTTTGAAGCCGGCCTCGTTGCAGATCCCCACCTCAATGTTCTCCTCTGTCATCTGACCCTCAAAGCTCTCCTGAAACACATAGAGCGGAGAGTGTAAATGATTGATGATATACGGAGATAGATGTCCtcccttagtttttttttataacaaacaCCATACCTTCAATGTCAAGATGGCTGTATGGATGGCATCTTCCAACTCCAGATCATTGTTATACCtggggaacaaaaacaaagtggtcATCTAGTCATCTGTGACGTGTGAATAACGTGGAAAAACTGTAAGAGTTGAGGGCCTATAGTATCTAACACTACATTCATGGTGAACTGTATATAGTAAACCATGTCCCAATGACCCAGACTGGGTCAGGGGCTTATTGTTGAAAGATgcccttttaaataaaaagccatgCTAGTGCTCATATGATGTAATGAGCAAGGGGCAACACTAAAGTCACACCTTTAAGGTCACTTGCAAGGAACATGTGTCATTATAATCAGGTTCTACACCCTGGGCCTCATGCAAAACTGAAATACTTTTCCAGGGTTTCCATTGTAGTGAAGCAGATACCATCCTGTCTCATTTCCCCCGTGTGTCAACTAAAGAGCAACAGATTAATCtttgatttttggaattttttacATAATCGGCATCCACTAATTCAAGGCTGAAGTGAAGATGCACtaagttttaaacatttatgtatttatgtttctgtgtaCTAAACTTTATTTTGTCCATTGAAAATTGTATCTGACGTTTATGTTCTTCTTACCGGTTTcgtttatttaatatattggTTTTACAACAAGTGCGGATTGGTGGAGTGttcaacaaatgtttttgttgagaaattTTGTGTATGTAAGTAATAATTAGTGTTACATTTCATCTTTCAAATAGGAGGTTTAAAAACCAAATATTGGCCAAAATAAATCGGCAGCGTTTATTGGCCAGTGGTGGACCCTTATTTCTAAAGATCGGCCAGAGAAAGACCCATGCCCGTCGACTTAATGCAATAGTGACAACTACAAGTTCATTTAATTGCATAGTAAAGCTTCAGCACACATTTCAGCCTTCAGTTATAGAGCACAGTGGGGCTCTACGTCAATCTGCATTAACATTAGAAGTAGACGTGCGGTTTTCTTTAGGGTTTTTATGTGTACGATTGTGTCATTGGTATTCATTCAGAGTTTGAATGACACCAGTATTTTCCTCATTGAGATAGCCATCATAAACATACAGAGCCCTTATAGTAGAAGATTGGACGCAGATTTTCAAGTACTACGCTCACAATCTAAATGTCTTCTGTCAAAATCAAGAAATGCCTTTAATTGTGGAATCTTACCTTTTTTCAAGGAATGTTTTTCCATTAACGTAGTTCTTTCCCATGGCTGTGGCTTTCCATGCAAAATATGCACCCTGCCAGTCAGGAGATTACAAATTAAGCTTCTGACATAGTCTCATTCAGACCAGTTTAGTTTATGTGAAGGAATTAagtattattactactactactactactactactacagcaAGGTTAGTCTGCTGTCAAAGATCTGTTAAAATTATTAACAATTACAAAGCTTTGAGAAGTTATTGAagacaaatgtttttcaaaaaatataaatgtagagTACGTACAGAAGGGTCTGACTGGAAAAGGTATGGGTGGTCTTCATCCCATCCAGCTATCAGCAACGAAACGCCAAATGGACGCACTCCActggaggaaaaaacacaagtaaatcTAAATTAAATCCAAATACTAGATAGATTTAATTCCTCTAAAATGTAAACGGTCATATAAGCAgtgagtgtatttgtgtatacCTACCCAGACTGTGTGTACTCCTGCATTACAGAGGCCACTCTCTGGACAAGCTGGCCTGTTGGGATTGGCTCTTGGTAAACCAGGAAGTACTGTTGTGCCAGCTTCCGGGCTCGTCGCACTAAAACCCTGCAAGGGCAATACAACTTATCCATTTATCTGTGCATGTGAGGTTCAGTTAGTCAGACAAATGTTGGTGGTGTCTTCTAGATTTCTCACAAACTAGGACTGGGACAGTATGCTTTAGTGCTGGTTTCATTATTTCGcaatttgatttgaaatgcaattttcatttattgcaatTCAGCAGCATTGAGTATTGcgattttcctttccttctttaacaaaaacaaaagttgaataatacacttctaaagacaattcttaaaaacatttcttaaaactaattgttttccaAGAAGAATGTACATAACGTCAGTCAGCCTGACACTTTCTGCTTTCGGAGTGTTTGGCTGGAAACACAAATTTGTAGTTGCCATCAGTTGTAACGTTTAAGATAAAATATTGAGGTCAATCATtggtaaaaaactaaatgggaagaattgattttaaaaataacccCATAAATATTTTTGCTTTATCTTCTTATGGACATTCTGGTAACATGTTTCCTCTTTAGTGCCTTTAAAAGCTGCTGGACATCACACAGAAATACTTTTTCTTCCAAATGCAGAAGGAATCCCCACCTGTAGTCCGGCCCCATGCCGCTGTAGACCATGCCTATGTGTTTAGTGATGGGCTCCACTTTATGGACACTCTGCTCATCATACAGAATGGActtttgtttcttctctgttGCCAGGACAACTCCATTGGAAGCTGAAATTGAAAGACAGTATCACAATTAACATCTTCCCAAATCCTAGcaatttgatcattttttttcttaccaaCTTCTACTATGTAATACAATGCATAGCCTTTAAGGATGCTGATGACTGCTTTGGTTGCTGCACCAAAATACAGTGTGTATTACTTTTGATAGCTGTATCACCTTAACAAACCAATGTAGTTTATTTAAGGTTAACAACCCTGATTAAGAGTTTTGAGCACAGAACTAAAGCAATGTCCAAATGTAATCCAGTTCCAAAAAGGTACAAAGcaacaattttcaaaagatgtAGGAAAGCAGGTGGTCTTTAACAGTTGCAATGTGTCAAATTAGGTATGTGTGTGACACACGTTACTTTTcacaataatgcaaaaaaatcttCATAGCTCAGTGGTTTAT
The genomic region above belongs to Etheostoma cragini isolate CJK2018 chromosome 6, CSU_Ecrag_1.0, whole genome shotgun sequence and contains:
- the psma2 gene encoding proteasome subunit alpha type-2; protein product: MAERGYSFSLTTFSPSGKLVQIEYALAAVAAGAPSVGIKASNGVVLATEKKQKSILYDEQSVHKVEPITKHIGMVYSGMGPDYRVLVRRARKLAQQYFLVYQEPIPTGQLVQRVASVMQEYTQSGGVRPFGVSLLIAGWDEDHPYLFQSDPSGAYFAWKATAMGKNYVNGKTFLEKRYNNDLELEDAIHTAILTLKESFEGQMTEENIEVGICNEAGFKRLTPAEVKDYLAAIA